The following proteins are co-located in the Triticum aestivum cultivar Chinese Spring chromosome 1A, IWGSC CS RefSeq v2.1, whole genome shotgun sequence genome:
- the LOC123044359 gene encoding silicon efflux transporter LSI2, with the protein MALESTAKVVLGCVAFSIFWVLAVFPSVPFMPVGRTAGSLLGAMLMVLFRVMTPEQAYAAIDLPILGLLFGTMVVSIFLERADMFQYLGSMLSWKSRGSKDLLFRVCLVSAVASALFTNDTTCVVLTEFILKVARQNNLPPQPFLLALASSSNIGSSATPIGNPQNLVIAVTSGISFGSFLFGIFPAMIVGVITNTCILLCYFWKHLSVDKERDQESAGGQDVVVADDEVTSHRFTPARMSRANSVNGDADYMNEPIRRSDSMSRSKSYNSEGDRDIQVAIRSVRASSMSQEMVEVSTVCDRRDDGPRKVTRTTSRQRSVIIEDAPEHIFDGDEKEKPHDEEVVKQKKWKVLAWKTAVYLTTLGMLVSLLMGLNMSWTAITAALVLLALDFTDAQACLEKVSYSLLIFFCGMFITVDGFNRTGIPNALWELVEPHARIDSAKGIALLAVVILVLSNVASNVPTVLLLGTRVAASAGAISPASEKKAWLILAWVSTVAGNLTLLGSAANLIVCEQARRAQFHGYNLTFWSHLRFGVPSTIIVTAIGLIIVVSY; encoded by the exons ATGGCGCTTGAGAGCACGGCCAAGGTGGTGCTGGGATGCGTGGCCTTCTCCATCTTCTGGGTGCTGGCCGTCTTCCCGTCCGTGCCCTTCATGCCGGTGGGCCGGACGGCGGGGTCTCTGCTGGGGGCCATGCTCATGGTGCTCTTCCGCGTCATGACCCCCGAGCAGGCCTACGCCGCCATCGACCTCCCCATCCTCGGCCTCCTCTTCGGCACCATGGTCGTCAGCATCTTCCTGGAGCGCGCCGACATGTTCCAGTACCTCGGCAGCATGCTCTCCTGGAAGAGCCGCGGCAGCAAGGACCTCCTCTTCCGCGTCTGCCTCGTCTCCGCCGTCGCCAGCGCGCTCTTCACCAACGACACCACCTGCGTCGTGCTCACCGAGTTCATCCTCAAGGTGGCCAGGCAGAACAACCTGCCCCCGCAGCCCTTCCTCCTGGCCCTCGCCTCCAGCTCCAACATCGGCTCCTCCGCCACGCCCATCGGCAACCCGCAGAACCTCGTCATCGCCGTCACCAGCGGCATCTCCTTCGGCTCCTTCCTCTTCGGCATCTTCCCGGCCATGATCGTTGGAGTCATCACCAACACCTGCATCCTCCTCTGTTACTTCTGGAAGCACCTCTCCGTCGACAAGGAGCGGGACCAAGAGTCGGCTGGGGGCCAGGACGTCGTTGTGGCCGACGACGAGGTCACCTCGCACCGGTTCACGCCCGCGAGGATGTCGCGCGCCAACTCGGTAAACGGCGACGCCGACTACATGAACGAGCCGATCCGCAGGAGCGACAGCATGAGCAGGAGCAAGAGCTACAACTCCGAGGGCGACCGCGACATCCAGGTCGCCATCAGGTCGGTGCGCGCGTCCAGCATGTCGCAGGAGATGGTGGAGGTGTCCACAGTGTGCGACCGGCGCGACGATGGCCCCCGGAAGGTGACCAGGACGACCAGCCGCCAGCGCAGCGTGATCATCGAGGACGCGCCCGAGCATATCTTCGACGGCGACGAGAAGGAGAAGCCGCACGACGAGGAGGTGGTGAAGCAGAAGAAGTGGAAGGTGCTCGCGTGGAAGACCGCCGTGTACCTCACGACGCTCGGGATGCTCGTCTCGCTCCTCATGGGGCTCAACATGTCCTGGACCGCCATCACCGCCGCCCTCGTCCTCCTGGCGCTCGATTTCACCGACGCACAAGCATGCCTAGAGAAG GTATCGTACTCGCTGTTGATCTTCTTCTGCGGGATGTTCATAACGGTGGATGGCTTCAACAGAACTGGCATACCCAACGCGCTCTGGGAGCTCGTGGAGCCGCACGCGAGGATCGACAGCGCCAAAGGAATCGCGCTTCTTGCCGTTGTGATTCTAGTTCTTTCAAATGTTGCCTCAAATGTTCCAACCG TGCTGCTGCTGGGCACAAGAGTGGCAGCATCCGCTGGTGCGATCTCACCTGCTTCGGAGAAGAAAGCCTGGCTCATACTAGCTTGGGTCAGCACGGTGGCGGGCAACCTCACCCTTCTGGGCTCAGCTGCGAACCTGATCGTGTGTGAGCAGGCGCGGCGGGCGCAGTTCCATGGCTACAACCTCACCTTCTGGAGCCACCTTCGTTTCGGCGTGCCGTCgaccatcatcgtcaccgctaTTGGCCTCATTATCGTCGTTAGCTACTGA